The genomic DNA GCAAGGTCCAGCGCCGCCCGCCAAACTTCAGCTCCCGGGTGGCCTGAAGCCCTGGGGCTTCCGCGGCGGGGGCCTGCGCCGCGGGCTCGGTGTTGGTGAACAGGCGCGTGCCGGATGCCGTGGGGCCCGGCACCATGCCGTCGAGGATCTGAAACCCGATGTCCGAATCGAACTCCCTGGCCATGCCGCGGACCACATCGGCGATGCGAAAAGTGGCGCTGACCCAGCCCACCAGTCCCGCACGCCGGCCATCGCCAGACCGCATGTCGGCCACGGTATCGTGCAAAGGCAGGTACATCGCCAGGCTTGGCTCGCTGTCCGGGCGAAGCGCCAGCGGGCCGGACAGCGCCAATTCGCCCGTGAGGCGGGCCCTGTCGAGCGCCTCCCTGGCGGCGGGAACCGTCAAGGTGTCGAAACCCAGGGTGTCGAGGTTGCCACCTTCCAGCGGCTCGACATGGGTGATGGGCGCGTAGAGGGGCCGCGCTCCTGCGGGCCGCACGCTGTAGCCCGGAAAACCGCGCGTGCGCATGTCGTGGGTGTGCGCTTCAAGGGCCGAGGCGGGCAACTGCAGGATGAGCGCGATGCCCTGCAGGCCGGGCCGGGTCTCCTGCAGCTGCAGCGCGCCCACATAGGCTTGAAACTCTTCACGGTCAATGCGCTCCGACCCTTCGAAGTACCCCTTGACCCCGCGCAGCACCACCTCGTACGTCGCGAGGCGGTCCGCAAGGTTGTAGGCGATGTGGTCAGCCGCCACCTGGAAATTCTGCTCGCGCTTGGCCCGCGCGCCGCGCTCCTCGCTCTGCCAGTACAAAAAGGTCAAACCGAGCATGAGTGCCGCGACCAGGGGTGGCAGCACCACGGCCAGCCACCGCTGGCTGGCGGCGCCGTCCAGGCGCGAAGCCTCGCGCACGCCATCAGCCCCCGCAGGCGGGCCCCCTGGGGGATGCGGCGGCCGGGTCATGGCTTTCCTGGCCTTGCCGGGAAGGGCGTGGAGGACGGCGGATGGGACAAGGCGTGCGGGTTCCCTTGGACAGGTGGGGACAGATCGGCACCATTATCGGCCCCGGCCCCCCGCGGCAAAGAGGCAGGGGCGTCCCCACGGGCTTTCCGTACATCCTGCATCAGGCTCCGGCGCCGTGGCGGATATGCTTGCATGGACAGGCGCTACGCCAGCCCACCGATCCGAACCCACCCAGAACGCAGAGACACGGCATGCCATCCCTTGATTTCGACCTGGAGGAATCCCATTTCCGCGCGTTCTACGCGCAGCAGTCCGCCGCGCTGGAGGCGGCCTGCGCAGCCCTCACGGGCATGGTCGCGGCCGTGGTCACGCGTGCGGGAGGCGTGGACATCGCCAAGGTGGAAGGCCGGGTGAAGGAGGTGGATGAATGCATCCGCAAGTTCGTGCGCAAATATCGTCCGTCGCTGGAAGAAAGCAACACGGCCTACGAGATCCAGGGCTACATCACGGACCTGGTCGGCGTGCGCGTGGTGTGCCTCTATGAGGATGAACTGGAGAAGATCGCCCAGATCGTGCGTTCGCACTTCGCGGTGATCGATGTCACGGACAAGGTGACGGCGGTGGAAAGCACCGAGGCATCGTTTGGCTACAAGGGCCTGCACCTGGACCTCAAGCTGAGCACCGCCGAACGCGGCTTGCCCGAGCACGCGGCCTACGCCCACCTGCCCTTCGAGCTGCAAGTGCGCACCATCATCCAGGACTCCTGGAGCGTGCTGGACCACCGGATCAAGTACAAGAAGTCCATTCCCGGCCAGCTCAAGCGGCGCATCAATGTGCTGTCTGCCCTGTTCGAGCTGGCCGACCGCGAGTTCCGCCAGATCCGCGATGCCACGGCCGCGGAACTGCTCCAGGCGCCCGACGAGACGGAAGAACCCCTCGCCGATGCCGCACCCGACGACAGCAACCCGCAGGCTCCCAGCAAGACACCGGCGCCCAGCAGCGAGCTCAACGCGTTCACCTTCCTCAAGATCGCGACGCACTTCTTCAAGGACTTCGAGTTCGAGCCGTCCAAGGTGGACGGTTTCGTGGATGACATCCAGGTCTGGTCTCCCGGCATGACACGGGCACGCTTCAACGCGCTGATGCGCGAGACCGTGGGCGTGGTCAAGCGCTACAAGCAGCATTTTGAAGAGCAGAACCCCCAGGCGAGCTTCAACCCCTACACCGTGATCCGGCACTGCCTGTACCTGAGTAACAAGGCGGCGTTCCGCCCGGCATTGCGCAACTCGGCGCGCGAATCCTTTGAAGCGTGGCTGCAGGAGCACGCGGAGCCCAGGCCGCAATAGTCTGCGAAAGGCATTCCACGGCTCTCTCATTACCTTCTTTGCTATTGGGTTTGTAGCAAGGCGGGCTTGGGGCATCCGGCAGGAGCGGGACGTGCGCTGAACACCCCTCGCCTGTCGCATAGGTGACTGGTCATTGGTGGTTTTCCTCCATGCGCTTGTTACCAAGTGCTGCTATATTGCACTGCAACAAAACGGAGTTTCGCCCATGCTGTATCACATCTACGAAACCCAGCGCTCGCTGATGGAGCCATTTACCGATTTCGCACAGGCCGCTGCCAAGCTGTTCAGCAACCCCATGTCGCCGTTCAGCGAAAGCCCGTTGGCGCAGCGCATGTCCGCAGGCTACGAACTGCTGTACCGCCTGGGCAAGGACTACGAAAAGCCGGCGTTCGAGATCCACTCCGTGGATGTGGATGGCGTGGGCGTGGCGGTGCATGAACGCATCGAGATGGACAAGCCGTTCTGCGAGCTGCGCCGCTTCAAGCGGTTCTCGGACGACCCCGCGACCCTGACCAAGCTCAAGGCCCAGCCCGTGGTGCTGATCGTGGCTCCCTTGTCGGGCCACTACGCCACCTTGCTGCGCGACACCGTGCGCACCATGCTCAAGGACCACAAGGTCTACATCACCGACTGGAAGAATGCCCGCCTAGTGCCCCTGGCCGATGGCGAATTCCACCTCGACGACTATGTGAACTACGTGCAGGAATTCATCCGCCACCTGCAGGGCGTCTATGGCAATTGCCATGTGATCAGCGTCTGCCAGCCCACGGTGCCGGTGCTGGCTGCCGTGTCGCTGATGGCCAGCCGGGGTGAAACCACACCGCTGAGCATGACCATGATGGGGGGGCCGATCGACGCCCGCAAGTCGCCCACGGCAGTCAACAACCTGGCAACGAACCGCAGCTTCGAATGGTTCGAGAACAACGTGATCTACCGCGTGCCAGAGAACTTCCCCGGCGCGGGGCGGCGTGTGTACCCCGGCTTCTTGCAGTACACCGGCTTCGTGGCCATGAACCCTGACCGCCACGCCAGCAGCCACTACGATTACTTCAAGGACCTGATCAAGGGCGACGACGCCAGCGTCGAGGCCCACCGCAAGTTCTACGACGAATACAACGCCGTGCTCGACATGGACGCGGACTACTACCTGGAAACCATCCAGACCGTGTTCCAGGACTACAAGCTGGTGAACGGCACCTGGGACGTGCGCTCCCCCGAAGGCAAGATCGAGCGCGTGCGCCCGCAGGACATCAAGACCACCGCGCTGTTCACCGTCGAGGGGGAACTCGACGATATTTCAGGTTCGGGGCAGACCGAGGCCGCGCATGACCTGTGCAGCGGCATCGTGCGCAAGGAGCAGCGCCACCTGGAAGCCAAGGGTGCAGGCCACTACGGCATCTTCAGCGGCCGGCGCTGGCGCGAAGTGGTGTACCCGCAGGTGCGCGCCTTCATCCTGCAGCATGAACAACCCCAGAAAAAGGCCGCGGTACCCGTGACGGAAACCCCGGACGACAACCCCCCCAGCCTGGCGCCAAAAAAGGTCGCGGCCCCCAAGGCCGCCGCCAGGACGGCTGTGAAAGCCGCAGCGCCCGTGGCCACCCGCTGGGTGGCCCCCGCTGGCAACCGCACCAAGCCCACGGGAGCGGCGGCGCCCGCCGAGGCAGACCCGGTCGCGGCGGCCAAGGCGACCGTCAGCGCCGCAACGCCATCCCGCACCCGCCGCAGCGCGGCCCGCAAGGCTTGAGCGTACCGCCGCACATTCCCAGCCCTCCCCCCGCAGCACCGTCAGCGCTTGCGGTGCGGATTGACGCGGCATTGCCCCAGACGCAATGCACGCGCTGCGGCTACCCGGATTGCGCGGCATACGCCCACGCCATTGCGGAGCATGGCGTCCCCATCAATCAGTGCCCTCCCGGCGGGGCCGAGGGCATTGCCCGCCTCGCCGCCATCACCGGGCAGCCGGTCTTGCCGCTGAGCGCCGAGCACGGCACGGAGGCCCCGCGCGCCGTGGTTTTCATCGACGAAGCGTGGTGCATAGGCTGCACGCTGTGCATCAAGGCCTGCCCGACCGACGCCATCGTGGGTACCCACAAGAAAATGCACACGGTCATTGAGCCTTACTGCACCGGCTGCGAACTGTGCGTGCCTGTGTGTCCGGTGGATTGCATCCACAT from Acidovorax sp. A79 includes the following:
- the rsxB gene encoding electron transport complex subunit RsxB, translating into MPSPPPAAPSALAVRIDAALPQTQCTRCGYPDCAAYAHAIAEHGVPINQCPPGGAEGIARLAAITGQPVLPLSAEHGTEAPRAVVFIDEAWCIGCTLCIKACPTDAIVGTHKKMHTVIEPYCTGCELCVPVCPVDCIHMENISGAATGWSAWSAPLAQQARQRYQAHRERLPLEAVVEGDDETLQQPTDTPTSASAASLADTITDEAAVRQATIAAALERARQRRAQPR
- a CDS encoding polyhydroxyalkanoate depolymerase, which codes for MLYHIYETQRSLMEPFTDFAQAAAKLFSNPMSPFSESPLAQRMSAGYELLYRLGKDYEKPAFEIHSVDVDGVGVAVHERIEMDKPFCELRRFKRFSDDPATLTKLKAQPVVLIVAPLSGHYATLLRDTVRTMLKDHKVYITDWKNARLVPLADGEFHLDDYVNYVQEFIRHLQGVYGNCHVISVCQPTVPVLAAVSLMASRGETTPLSMTMMGGPIDARKSPTAVNNLATNRSFEWFENNVIYRVPENFPGAGRRVYPGFLQYTGFVAMNPDRHASSHYDYFKDLIKGDDASVEAHRKFYDEYNAVLDMDADYYLETIQTVFQDYKLVNGTWDVRSPEGKIERVRPQDIKTTALFTVEGELDDISGSGQTEAAHDLCSGIVRKEQRHLEAKGAGHYGIFSGRRWREVVYPQVRAFILQHEQPQKKAAVPVTETPDDNPPSLAPKKVAAPKAAARTAVKAAAPVATRWVAPAGNRTKPTGAAAPAEADPVAAAKATVSAATPSRTRRSAARKA
- a CDS encoding GTP pyrophosphokinase family protein; amino-acid sequence: MPSLDFDLEESHFRAFYAQQSAALEAACAALTGMVAAVVTRAGGVDIAKVEGRVKEVDECIRKFVRKYRPSLEESNTAYEIQGYITDLVGVRVVCLYEDELEKIAQIVRSHFAVIDVTDKVTAVESTEASFGYKGLHLDLKLSTAERGLPEHAAYAHLPFELQVRTIIQDSWSVLDHRIKYKKSIPGQLKRRINVLSALFELADREFRQIRDATAAELLQAPDETEEPLADAAPDDSNPQAPSKTPAPSSELNAFTFLKIATHFFKDFEFEPSKVDGFVDDIQVWSPGMTRARFNALMRETVGVVKRYKQHFEEQNPQASFNPYTVIRHCLYLSNKAAFRPALRNSARESFEAWLQEHAEPRPQ